In Methanofollis aquaemaris, the genomic window AATAGGCGTTGTCCAGGCGGGCGAGGGAGATGACGGCGCAGCCGGTGGAGGGTCTGGCCAGGCCGAAGACGAAGTCGCACCCGTCGATGAAGAGGTCGTGGGTGACGATGAGAAGAGCGGGGTCGCGGCAGTTGGCCCGGCGTTTCATGAAGAGGACGCGTTCGAGGACGGCGCGGGCGTCATACTGGTTGCGTTCGGGATGGTAGCCGTTGATCAACCCTTCCGCGTCCGCATGATCGAGGGGGGTGCCGATGACCAGTTCGATCCGCCGCCCCACCGGCATCTGCAGACCGGTCGGGACCTGATGGTCCCAAATAATCGTGACACCCATAATACCTAGGTATTCGTGGCATCTGAGTATAAACGTATTGAGGGCTGTATCGCGGCGTATATCTCCGGAAACTATTTCAACGTCGTCGAGATCGGGATCGGGAGAAATCCCGACGTCGCAGTATGGTGCCATGAGGCCGGGCTGCGGGTGCGGGCGACGGACATCAGGGAACCGTCGTCGACGTCGGGGGTGGAGACGAGGAGAGACGATGTCTTCTGCCCCGACCTCCCCTGGTATGCGGGCGCCGACCTCGTCTATGCGGTGAGGCCGGGGGTCGAGATGGTCCCGGCGCTCATCACCCTCGCCAGGACGCTTCAGTGCGACCTCCTCGTCTACCACCTGGGCGACGAGGTCTATCTGGACGGTGGGGAGCGGATCGAGTGCGGCGTCCGGCTGCATCGATATTGTCGCGCCTCGAAGCGATCGTGACAGGGCCGTCCCTGTTTGATCAGGGTGCCTTCCCCCATGAATCGCGCCGGGGGCCCTGCCCCGGTATCAGGCATGGCGATTGATGGTGAGCGGCACAGTGGAGGATCAGAGTCGTCCACTTCTATCTTCACGCGAGATTGTGGGAAAGATCCGATGATGCGGGACGGCACATTCTGACCTCCACACCAGCCCTCTTGTCGCGACCCCGAAGATTGAACTCGAACGGGAGAGGGGCGATAATTAATTCAACGTGATCACGCGCTCCGTGCCGTCCCCCGCCCTGTCTTCTCGCGAGAGGGCAGAACAGATCGCGTGATGAGGGGACGGCACATTCTGACCCCCACACCAGCCCTCTTGTCGCGACTCCGAAGATGGAACCCGGACGGGGAGGTCCAATCTTTTTTCAACGGGATCACGCGCCCCGTGCCACCCCCCGCCCTATCCTCTCGCGAGACGGCAGAACAAACCCTGTGATGAGGGGGTGGCATATTCTGATCGTCACGCCTTCCCATATGAATCGCGCCGGGGGCTCTGCCCCCGGAACCCCCGGGATTGCGATAGGGGCAGGAAGGCGGAATGAAAGATCCCGAAAAGTGTGGCGCCGCCCCCGGCATGAGAAGGCGAGACAGAATCCTTCAGGGGAGGCGGCACCTTTGACCGATATGTCTCCCTCCCTCACCTCGATGGGGGGCGGGGAAGAGACCCAAAAAATTCTGAAAAGAGGGGAGGCCGGCCGAACCCGCGCCTAGAAGGCGTCGAAGAGGGTGGCCTGGTTCACCTTCGGCTGCGCTTTTTCGGGTTTCTCAGGCTCGGGTGCGGGTTCAGGAGGATCTTCGCGAGGCTCTTTCTCCTTTTTCTTCCGCTCTTTTTCCTTCTCCTTCTCTCTCTTCTTCCTCTCGCGTTCGGCGGCCTTGAGTTCTTTG contains:
- a CDS encoding UPF0146 family protein; its protein translation is MASEYKRIEGCIAAYISGNYFNVVEIGIGRNPDVAVWCHEAGLRVRATDIREPSSTSGVETRRDDVFCPDLPWYAGADLVYAVRPGVEMVPALITLARTLQCDLLVYHLGDEVYLDGGERIECGVRLHRYCRASKRS
- a CDS encoding archaemetzincin family Zn-dependent metalloprotease, giving the protein MGVTIIWDHQVPTGLQMPVGRRIELVIGTPLDHADAEGLINGYHPERNQYDARAVLERVLFMKRRANCRDPALLIVTHDLFIDGCDFVFGLARPSTGCAVISLARLDNAYYGRPSAFDDLADRAAKEGAHEICHLLGLEHCDDPECVMFKPETLDELDRKRMRLCPACRARLSGRHSGEKC